CTTCATCTCGCTGGCGGTGTTGATCGCCGCCACCGATCCGTCGGGCAACGGCAGCCGCCGTATCTCGCCGACCTCCGTCTTGATGGTCCTGGCCTTCGTCCAAAGCGCGACGCCGCCCACGAACGAGGCTGCCAGCGCCGCTCCTCCGCCCATCAGCAATCGACGCCGCAGAGGATTGATCTCCTCTTTCACCGGCGCCGCTTCGTCTTCGATCTTGTCGTCCAGCGCCAGCCACAAGGCCTGCGCGTGCAGGAAGGCGCCCCGATGCCGCCTATCCTGCTTCAGCCAGGCGTCCAGTTCCTGCTCATCGTCGAAGCTCCAGCCCGCACCGTCCATGCGGACGATCCAGTTCGTCGCGATATCGTCGATCTCGTTCCCGCTTGCGCTCGGCATCGACTTACTTTCTCGCACTTCGCAGCCACCGATCCTTATCGGTGGCGATCACACGACTCCAGCCCAAACGAACGGCCTTCAATCCCAGCCAGAGCTGCTTTTCGACCGTTTTCTCGCTGATGCCGAGATGCTGCGCGATCTCCCGCTGCGACCATCCCTCGATCTTTCGCAATTCCATGATCTGGCGGCACTTGATCGGCAGCGCCCGGATCAGGCCCAGCAGGCACTCATATTCCTGCCGGTCCGCCGCCTGCCGTTCGGGCGACTGCCCATGCAGGTCGTGACATGCATCGATCTCGGCGATCGTCTCGATCTTGACGATGCTTTCGCGCCGCAGCCGACGGATGGCGAGATTTCGCACGATCGAGAAGAAATAGGCGCGCGGATCGTCGATATGGCTGACGGTGTCGAGCGTCGCGATCCGGCAATAGGCATCCTGGATGATCTCGTCGCTGTCATCCTGCCTGACGCCCCAGCGCGACAGCCATGCCCGCACCTGACGCTCGCACGGAATGATATGCACGGATACCCAGCGCGCACGCGCCATTCTCGATGCTGTCGCAGAGGAACCGTCCCTGCCCGACATATCCACCCCTTATCTTCTGGCGTGACATGGATCCGGCAAATCACGGACCGCAGCCGACTTCAGTATATTTATCCGATAATTGAAGGAGCTGACCCTCGCTTTGTCAATCGCGCGGTCCAACGCTTGGCCGCATTCAAGATCATCTTGCCGACAGACGGGCGCTCACCGCAGTTGGACATCCCATACTTTGGATCGCCGCGATGTCCCGCTCGGGCCGGTCACGTCCAATATCGTCACGAAACTGCCCGCCTTGGCGAAGGCGTGGATCGGATGTCGCTCGGTAGAGCTGGTGCCGTCGCCAAAATCCCAGTGCCACCCCGTCGCCTCGCCCACGCTGTCATCGTGAAAGGCGACGAGGCGGCGATCCATGTCGACGACCTTCCAGCTCCAGCGCGCCTCCAGCCTGGGCTGATATTGCGGCTCGACCGGCATGAGCCTGAACAAGGGCAGATCGGAGCCGAGCGCGAACATCGGGCGCTGACTGGAGAGCGACCAGAAGCCGTTCTTCCGATCGGTTCTGACATCGTCATAGTCGATCACGATCCAGCCGAGCGCGATCAGGGCATTCTCCCGCAGCTTCGATTCCACCGCGCGCTCCGGCCCCTCCGGCCCGGCATAATCGAACGGGGTGATGTAGAATTCCAGCCGGTACGTGCCGCCCTGCCCCGGCTTGAAATTGTAGCTCTGGGCCGAGTTGGCGAAGGGGAAATCCTTGATCCATGTGGGGGAGCCCCACGCCATCGCCCAATCCTTGTCCTTGCGGGGCGTCATGATGTGATAATTCTGGGCCTGCACACCGTGGCTGTACCAGTGGGTGAGCGAACCGGGCACGCGCGGGTCGGTCCTAGAGGCGCGCTCGCCGACCCATTCGGGTTTCCAGATATCCTGATGCTGGACGTCGATCAGGGGCGTGCCGGTGAGATCGGCATCCACCACCACCTCGAACGTGTCGTTGTGCAGGCCCGGCAGCGAGAAATCCCAATAATCGTCCTTGGCCTCGTACAGGAAATACAGCCGGTTGAGCCCCTTCACCCAGCCGACCTTCACGCGGATGGTGAGCGTCTTGTCGGGATTGTGGTGGCCGCCGTCCTGATCCGTCATCTGGTCCTGGCCGACGACATAGCTGTCGGGCACCATGTCCCAGTCCGAAAAGTCACCGTCGATGCGCGGGATGCGGTCCTGCGGAAACTGGAACACCTTGTAGGTGGTCTGCGGCTTGTCGAACGCCGGGGCGGGAGCCGCCACCAGCCCCACCGCCAGCGCGGCTGCCGACAGAGCATGGGTGCGGATCATCGTCATCTCTCTCATCATTTCTTCGCGTCGAGCCGGAAGGCCACGATCGCGTCGCCCTGCGGATCCTTGAGCGAGCCGCCGCCCGCCGGGATCACGACATACTGATGTCCGTCGGCGCCGCGATAGCTCATCGGCGTGGCATGCCCCCCGGCGGGCAATTTCGTCTGCCAGACGAGCTTGCCGCTATGGACGTCGAACGCGCGGAACATCTCGTCCTGCGTCGCGGCCACGAAGACCAGGCCGCCACCGGTGGCCAGCGTGCCGCCGATGTTCGGTGCGCCCAGCACGATCGGTAGGCCCAGCCGCAATCCGAACGGACCGCTGGCGCGCGCATCCCCCAGCGGCCGCGTCCACACCGCCTTGCGCGTCTTCAGGTCGATCGCGGTGATCTCGCCATAAGGCGGCTTCTGGCAGGGCACGCCCAACGCCGAGAGGAACGGGCCCCAGTGCGCCGCATAGGGCGTGCCCGCCATCGCGCCGCCCGGAGCGGAATGGCCGCGCGGATCGACGCGGGGGATCAGGCCCTCGCGATCGGCCTGCGCCCGCGAGATGAGCTGGTCGCGATCCGCCATATGGTTGGAATTGACGATCAGCAGCCCGCGACCGGCATCGATCGAAACGCTCCCCCAGTCGATCCCACCCAGTTCGCCCGGATAGCGGATCGTGGGTGTCCTCCCCATCGGCGTGTACATGCCGTGATAGACGGACCGCCGGAACGCGATCCGGCAGGAAAGCTGATCGAAGGGGGTAA
This DNA window, taken from Sphingomonas sp. AP4-R1, encodes the following:
- a CDS encoding RNA polymerase sigma factor, with the translated sequence MARARWVSVHIIPCERQVRAWLSRWGVRQDDSDEIIQDAYCRIATLDTVSHIDDPRAYFFSIVRNLAIRRLRRESIVKIETIAEIDACHDLHGQSPERQAADRQEYECLLGLIRALPIKCRQIMELRKIEGWSQREIAQHLGISEKTVEKQLWLGLKAVRLGWSRVIATDKDRWLRSARK
- a CDS encoding PKD domain-containing protein — protein: MTMIRTHALSAAALAVGLVAAPAPAFDKPQTTYKVFQFPQDRIPRIDGDFSDWDMVPDSYVVGQDQMTDQDGGHHNPDKTLTIRVKVGWVKGLNRLYFLYEAKDDYWDFSLPGLHNDTFEVVVDADLTGTPLIDVQHQDIWKPEWVGERASRTDPRVPGSLTHWYSHGVQAQNYHIMTPRKDKDWAMAWGSPTWIKDFPFANSAQSYNFKPGQGGTYRLEFYITPFDYAGPEGPERAVESKLRENALIALGWIVIDYDDVRTDRKNGFWSLSSQRPMFALGSDLPLFRLMPVEPQYQPRLEARWSWKVVDMDRRLVAFHDDSVGEATGWHWDFGDGTSSTERHPIHAFAKAGSFVTILDVTGPSGTSRRSKVWDVQLR